In the Caldanaerovirga acetigignens genome, one interval contains:
- a CDS encoding sirohydrochlorin chelatase produces MKALLLIAHGSREGNCAPVINKFIKKAEKYGRFELIDAAYVQFERPAIKDVVDKLASLGADEIWAVPVFLFEGVHVRHDIPEQLREAAFYHPDIRVVLTRPIGYDERIVDIIFDRLDGEKMEVRDGNWIT; encoded by the coding sequence ATGAAGGCCTTACTTTTAATTGCCCACGGGAGCAGGGAAGGTAACTGCGCTCCTGTGATAAACAAGTTTATAAAAAAAGCGGAAAAATACGGGCGGTTTGAGCTGATCGATGCCGCTTATGTCCAATTCGAACGTCCTGCCATTAAAGATGTTGTAGATAAACTTGCTTCTTTGGGAGCGGATGAAATTTGGGCGGTGCCGGTGTTTTTGTTCGAAGGGGTTCACGTTAGGCACGACATACCTGAGCAGCTTAGGGAGGCGGCCTTTTACCATCCGGATATTCGAGTCGTGCTGACAAGGCCCATTGGTTACGACGAGAGAATTGTGGACATAATTTTCGATAGGCTCGATGGGGAAAAGATGGAAGTGAGGGATGGAAATTGGATTACCTGA
- a CDS encoding cobyrinate a,c-diamide synthase produces MAKGFMIAGTHSGSGKTTLALGIMGAFSEMGQVAAFKVGPDYIDTAYHRFVTKTPSYNLDIFMQGEEKLRELYIKKSKGRFVSVVEGVMGLFDGLDDTGHASSAHVAKVLGIPVVLVVDASGMARSISAMVKGYKEFDEGLNVKGVILNKVNSESHYLLLKRCLMQDLKLPALGYLPYDEELSLPERHLGLLPVWEMRNLEGKFQKLFEKIKKYIDLEQLLAMVSCDENFVYPWDNISSRGVDRVKIGVAMDEAFNFYYQQSLETLECLGAELVFFSPLKDPFLPEGISGLIIGGGFPEVFAEKLSSNKEMMKSVREAFEAGMPIYAECGGLMYLGRSIIDGAGKSFPMVGVFELDSVMTDGLKRFGYAEATVVDETVLAPAGAVVKGHEFHYSEVVNAKEKTSYIVKKRSKRTYRCGFTKKNCLGTFLHLDFYANPELGRHFLEKCRRFKEGILR; encoded by the coding sequence TTGGCAAAAGGGTTCATGATTGCAGGAACCCATAGCGGTTCCGGCAAGACTACGCTGGCCCTCGGAATAATGGGAGCTTTTTCGGAAATGGGACAAGTGGCGGCCTTCAAGGTGGGGCCGGATTATATAGATACGGCTTATCACCGATTTGTAACAAAAACTCCATCGTACAACCTGGACATATTTATGCAGGGGGAAGAAAAACTCAGGGAATTGTATATAAAGAAATCAAAGGGCCGGTTTGTTTCGGTGGTAGAAGGGGTCATGGGACTTTTCGACGGCCTTGACGACACCGGCCATGCCAGCAGCGCCCACGTGGCAAAGGTCCTCGGGATTCCCGTGGTGTTGGTTGTGGATGCATCGGGAATGGCGAGGAGCATAAGCGCGATGGTAAAGGGTTACAAGGAATTCGACGAAGGCCTTAATGTTAAAGGGGTTATACTGAACAAGGTAAATAGCGAAAGCCACTATTTGCTCTTGAAACGGTGCCTGATGCAGGATTTGAAACTTCCGGCTTTAGGATACTTGCCGTACGACGAGGAGCTTTCCCTTCCGGAAAGACACCTGGGGCTTTTGCCCGTATGGGAAATGAGGAACCTGGAGGGGAAATTCCAAAAGCTATTTGAAAAAATAAAAAAATACATAGATCTGGAACAGCTTCTCGCAATGGTCTCCTGTGATGAAAATTTTGTATATCCCTGGGACAATATATCCTCCCGGGGAGTAGATCGGGTGAAAATCGGGGTTGCAATGGACGAAGCCTTCAACTTTTACTACCAGCAGAGCCTGGAGACCCTAGAATGTTTGGGGGCAGAACTTGTGTTTTTCAGCCCCCTTAAGGACCCTTTTCTTCCGGAGGGAATATCGGGGCTCATAATAGGAGGCGGTTTTCCTGAAGTTTTTGCTGAAAAGTTAAGCTCCAATAAAGAGATGATGAAATCCGTAAGGGAGGCATTCGAGGCCGGCATGCCGATTTACGCCGAATGCGGCGGATTGATGTACCTGGGCAGGAGCATAATAGACGGGGCAGGGAAAAGTTTTCCCATGGTTGGAGTGTTTGAGTTGGATTCGGTTATGACCGACGGACTTAAGCGTTTTGGATACGCCGAAGCTACGGTGGTTGATGAAACGGTTTTGGCCCCCGCTGGTGCTGTTGTAAAAGGCCATGAATTTCACTATTCCGAAGTTGTAAATGCAAAAGAAAAAACTTCCTACATCGTCAAAAAAAGAAGCAAAAGGACCTATAGATGCGGCTTTACGAAGAAAAATTGCCTTGGGACCTTTTTGCATCTGGATTTTTACGCAAACCCGGAGCTGGGAAGGCATTTTTTGGAAAAGTGTCGCCGCTTCAAGGAGGGAATTTTAAGATGA
- a CDS encoding energy-coupling factor ABC transporter ATP-binding protein, translated as MELIDVYYAYPGSVWALKGVNLRLEKGKKVAILGPNGAGKSTLLFHFIGLLKPKKGAVYYEGSKVEYTKAFLKTWRQKVGLVFQDPDAQMFAGSVFQEVSFGPMNLGLQEDEVRNRVLKALETMGIDELKYRPAHFLSYGQKKKVAIASVLAMNPDALVFDEPTAYLDPRSSAELVEMMEKLYRLGKQIVISTHDVDLAFSFADWIVVMKDGKVLAQGNPLEIFTDDELIGESGLEKPFMVKIGDLLKKRGLLKGSFPRDFKQLASMLESDGGD; from the coding sequence ATGGAATTGATTGATGTCTACTACGCATATCCCGGCAGCGTTTGGGCTTTAAAAGGAGTAAACTTAAGGCTTGAAAAAGGGAAAAAAGTCGCCATATTAGGGCCGAACGGCGCGGGAAAGTCCACGCTGCTGTTTCACTTTATAGGTCTTTTGAAGCCCAAGAAAGGCGCTGTATATTACGAGGGTTCAAAGGTAGAGTATACAAAGGCTTTCTTGAAAACCTGGAGGCAAAAGGTGGGACTGGTCTTTCAGGACCCGGACGCCCAGATGTTTGCGGGAAGCGTATTTCAAGAGGTCTCCTTCGGGCCGATGAACCTCGGCCTCCAAGAAGATGAAGTGAGGAATAGGGTACTCAAAGCTCTTGAAACCATGGGAATAGATGAGCTGAAATATAGACCGGCGCATTTTTTAAGCTACGGACAAAAAAAGAAGGTCGCCATCGCCTCGGTTCTTGCGATGAACCCGGATGCGCTGGTGTTTGACGAACCGACGGCCTATTTAGACCCTAGGTCTTCGGCTGAACTGGTGGAAATGATGGAAAAATTATACCGCTTGGGAAAACAAATCGTAATATCGACCCATGACGTAGACCTGGCCTTTAGTTTTGCAGACTGGATAGTTGTAATGAAAGACGGCAAAGTCTTGGCGCAGGGAAACCCTTTAGAAATTTTTACCGACGATGAACTTATTGGAGAATCAGGTCTGGAAAAGCCCTTTATGGTAAAAATAGGCGATCTTCTTAAAAAGAGAGGACTGCTTAAAGGCTCTTTCCCCAGAGATTTTAAGCAGCTTGCCTCAATGCTCGAAAGCGACGGAGGGGATTGA
- the cbiQ gene encoding cobalt ECF transporter T component CbiQ produces MFLDRYAYNNRLKDVNPLYKMAFAFSMMVLGFAGGFWVHLFIFAIMATAAVFIAGIDLKGYAGLLSGAMLFLLPGAFVVFLSSYSPREAALLCSRSLAMVSCFYFLCLTTPALEIVVALKGLGVPRLFVELAFLTYRQIFTLADYAGMIYSAQAARLGYISFESSLRSTGLLVSGLFTKAMEGSNKLQMALEARGYDGGELKVLDIRPNDNKKENTIFAMWASIIVVSAMILSAINSLVKWGKG; encoded by the coding sequence ATGTTTCTAGATAGATATGCTTACAACAATCGCTTAAAAGACGTAAACCCGCTTTATAAAATGGCTTTTGCCTTTTCGATGATGGTTCTGGGATTCGCTGGAGGGTTCTGGGTCCACCTTTTTATCTTTGCGATAATGGCGACTGCAGCGGTTTTTATAGCGGGGATAGACTTGAAGGGCTACGCAGGGCTGCTTTCAGGGGCAATGCTTTTTCTGCTGCCAGGAGCTTTTGTGGTATTCCTCTCTTCATATTCTCCAAGGGAAGCGGCTCTGCTTTGCAGCCGCTCCCTCGCGATGGTCTCGTGCTTTTATTTCCTTTGCCTTACTACTCCAGCCCTAGAAATAGTGGTGGCATTAAAAGGTCTGGGGGTGCCCCGGCTTTTTGTGGAGCTTGCTTTTTTGACTTACAGGCAGATTTTTACCTTGGCCGACTATGCGGGAATGATTTACAGCGCCCAGGCTGCAAGGCTCGGGTATATTAGTTTTGAATCTTCTCTTCGCTCCACGGGCCTTCTGGTCTCGGGACTTTTTACAAAGGCCATGGAAGGCTCCAATAAGCTTCAGATGGCGCTGGAGGCCAGGGGATATGACGGTGGAGAGCTGAAAGTCCTGGATATTCGTCCAAACGACAATAAGAAAGAAAATACCATTTTTGCAATGTGGGCTTCGATAATAGTCGTTTCGGCGATGATTCTCTCGGCTATTAACTCACTAGTAAAATGGGGAAAGGGATAA
- a CDS encoding energy-coupling factor ABC transporter substrate-binding protein, giving the protein MKEGRHLRLLLALMVILLTLLFLSFKLDLGFEGSDDRAMELILNINPDYTPWLSNLWEPESDLMEKLLFGFQVTLGLVLGIYFYLKLKGAEDVSR; this is encoded by the coding sequence TTGAAAGAAGGACGGCATTTGAGGCTTTTACTTGCCCTTATGGTCATCCTCTTGACATTGCTTTTTCTGTCATTTAAGCTTGACCTCGGATTTGAGGGCTCCGACGACAGGGCGATGGAGCTCATCTTAAATATTAATCCGGATTATACGCCTTGGCTTTCAAATCTATGGGAGCCCGAAAGCGACCTCATGGAGAAACTGCTCTTTGGATTTCAGGTAACGCTAGGACTTGTCCTCGGAATCTATTTTTATTTAAAACTGAAGGGAGCAGAAGATGTTTCTAGATAG
- a CDS encoding energy-coupling factor ABC transporter permease, with amino-acid sequence MLTFYHAEAYAMHIMEGFLPLSWSVLWYAVYIPFLLVGLSYIRKKIMSNASGKVLLGFAGAFAFVLSALKLPSVTGSCSHPTGVGLGAILFGPFPMAVIGGIVLLFQALLLAHGGLSTLGANSFSMAVAGPFISYWVYRAAKRAGLSRNIAVFLGASLGDLATYAVTSLQLALAFPDRVGGFLASFLKFAGIFAVTQVPLAIAEGIVTVVALDLLEQRAKGAVENMIKGEGLN; translated from the coding sequence ATGCTTACCTTTTACCATGCCGAAGCTTATGCGATGCACATAATGGAAGGGTTTTTGCCCCTTTCATGGAGCGTCCTATGGTACGCTGTTTACATTCCGTTTTTGCTGGTTGGACTTTCATACATAAGAAAAAAGATCATGTCTAATGCTTCGGGCAAGGTGCTTCTGGGTTTTGCCGGGGCTTTTGCTTTCGTGCTCTCAGCCTTAAAACTGCCATCGGTTACGGGTAGCTGCTCCCATCCTACAGGTGTGGGCCTAGGGGCGATATTGTTCGGGCCCTTCCCGATGGCGGTAATAGGCGGCATAGTGCTGCTTTTCCAGGCTCTGCTCCTTGCCCACGGCGGGCTGAGCACCCTGGGGGCTAATTCTTTTTCTATGGCGGTGGCAGGTCCCTTTATTTCTTATTGGGTATATAGGGCGGCGAAGAGGGCGGGCCTTTCTCGAAATATCGCGGTATTTCTCGGAGCTTCTTTAGGGGACCTTGCAACTTACGCCGTTACTTCCTTACAATTGGCCCTGGCGTTTCCCGACAGGGTAGGAGGTTTTTTAGCTTCGTTTTTGAAATTTGCCGGGATCTTCGCAGTAACCCAGGTGCCCCTTGCAATAGCAGAAGGGATTGTAACGGTCGTTGCTCTGGATTTGCTTGAGCAGAGGGCAAAAGGTGCGGTGGAAAATATGATAAAAGGGGAGGGTCTTAATTGA
- a CDS encoding 2-phosphosulfolactate phosphatase — protein MQIEVYPTCDSVKNLSGKTAIVIDVLRATSVITTALFNGAKRVIPAPSVDDALILARKFEGHVLLGGERGAVKIPGFDLGNSPLEYKKELVSGKTVILTTSNGTRAIKASESAEHVFIGCFLNASAVAEKALKLALLGEAPCVSIVCAGTLGEFSLDDSACAGLIVDILVRNIEREKEPPELSDLAFACRDLYLKYQSNLKAFISHAAHYKRLLGLGFEKDIDYCLQIDVIDCVPVYDKKTLEVKIVL, from the coding sequence ATGCAAATTGAAGTATATCCCACCTGCGACAGCGTAAAAAATTTGAGCGGGAAAACCGCAATAGTAATAGACGTCCTCAGGGCTACCAGCGTCATAACCACAGCTCTTTTTAACGGCGCAAAAAGGGTCATCCCAGCGCCTTCTGTGGATGACGCTTTGATTCTAGCAAGGAAATTTGAAGGTCACGTCCTCCTCGGCGGCGAGCGGGGCGCGGTTAAGATTCCCGGCTTTGACCTGGGAAATTCACCCCTGGAATACAAAAAAGAGCTGGTTTCTGGCAAAACGGTCATCCTCACTACCAGCAACGGAACGAGGGCCATAAAGGCTTCCGAAAGCGCCGAGCACGTATTCATAGGTTGTTTTCTCAACGCGTCAGCAGTAGCCGAAAAAGCCTTGAAGCTTGCCTTGCTCGGCGAAGCCCCCTGCGTATCCATAGTTTGCGCCGGGACGCTGGGGGAATTTTCTCTCGACGATTCCGCATGTGCCGGCCTTATTGTGGATATCCTGGTAAGGAACATAGAAAGGGAAAAAGAACCACCGGAGCTTTCGGACCTGGCCTTCGCCTGCCGGGACCTTTACTTAAAATACCAAAGTAACCTGAAAGCATTCATATCCCATGCAGCACACTACAAAAGGCTTCTTGGCCTTGGCTTTGAAAAAGATATAGATTACTGTTTGCAAATTGACGTTATTGACTGCGTGCCGGTGTATGATAAAAAAACTTTGGAAGTGAAGATCGTCCTGTGA
- the groL gene encoding chaperonin GroEL (60 kDa chaperone family; promotes refolding of misfolded polypeptides especially under stressful conditions; forms two stacked rings of heptamers to form a barrel-shaped 14mer; ends can be capped by GroES; misfolded proteins enter the barrel where they are refolded when GroES binds), whose translation MAKQIKFNEEARRALLRGIDKLANTVKVTLGPKGRNVVLDKKFGTPTITNDGVTIAREIELEDPFENMGAQLIKEVATKTQDVAGDGTTTATLLAQAIIHEGMKNVVAGANPMLIKRGIEKAVKAVVEELKTFSKPVETKEAIAQVASISAADEEIGNLIAEAMEKVGKDGVITVEESKTMGTTLEVVEGMEFDRGYISPYMVTDPEKMEAVLGDPYILITDKKLSNVQDLLPILEKVVQSGGKLLIIAEDVEGEALATLVVNKLRGTLLSVAVKAPGFGDRRKAMLQDIAILTGGQVISEELGIDLKSATLDMLGRARQVKVNKEKTIIVDGAGSKEEIKKRINSIKAQIEETTSDFDREKLQERLAKLAGGVAVIKVGAATETELKEKKHRIEDALSATKAAVEEGIVPGGGTAFINALPALDKVNAEGDEKIGVDIIRRALEEPVRQIAYNAGLDGSVIVEKLKTMEKGIGFDALRGEFGDMFKKGIVDPTKVTRSTLQNAASLAAMVLTTEAVVADIPEKEKNQPMPNPDMY comes from the coding sequence ATGGCAAAACAAATTAAATTCAATGAAGAAGCCAGAAGAGCCCTTTTGAGGGGTATCGATAAGCTTGCAAACACCGTAAAAGTGACGTTAGGGCCAAAAGGCCGCAATGTCGTCCTCGACAAGAAATTCGGGACCCCGACGATCACCAATGACGGCGTTACCATAGCGAGGGAAATCGAGCTGGAAGACCCCTTCGAGAACATGGGAGCTCAGCTTATAAAAGAAGTAGCCACCAAAACCCAGGATGTGGCAGGAGACGGTACGACCACCGCTACATTGCTGGCGCAGGCCATAATCCATGAAGGAATGAAGAATGTAGTCGCTGGTGCTAACCCGATGCTCATCAAGAGGGGTATCGAAAAGGCAGTAAAGGCTGTCGTAGAAGAGCTGAAGACTTTCAGCAAACCCGTAGAGACCAAAGAGGCCATTGCTCAGGTTGCGTCCATTTCTGCGGCTGACGAAGAAATCGGAAACCTGATTGCCGAGGCCATGGAAAAGGTCGGGAAAGACGGCGTAATCACTGTTGAAGAGTCCAAGACCATGGGAACCACCTTGGAAGTCGTTGAAGGTATGGAATTCGACAGGGGCTACATATCCCCGTACATGGTAACTGACCCGGAAAAGATGGAAGCTGTTTTGGGCGATCCATACATCCTCATCACCGACAAGAAGCTTTCCAATGTGCAGGACCTGCTGCCTATTCTTGAAAAAGTAGTCCAGTCCGGCGGAAAACTCCTCATCATAGCCGAAGATGTGGAAGGAGAAGCTCTGGCGACCTTAGTAGTGAACAAACTTCGCGGCACTTTATTGAGCGTAGCCGTGAAGGCCCCAGGATTCGGCGATCGCAGGAAGGCGATGCTCCAAGATATAGCAATACTCACCGGTGGCCAGGTCATTTCCGAAGAACTCGGCATCGACCTCAAGTCCGCAACCTTAGACATGCTCGGCAGAGCAAGACAGGTGAAAGTCAATAAAGAAAAGACCATTATAGTGGACGGTGCTGGCAGCAAGGAAGAAATCAAAAAGCGCATCAACTCCATCAAAGCTCAAATTGAAGAGACGACCTCCGACTTCGACAGGGAGAAACTGCAGGAACGCCTGGCGAAACTGGCTGGCGGCGTAGCGGTCATCAAGGTTGGTGCGGCTACCGAAACCGAGCTCAAAGAGAAGAAGCACCGCATCGAGGATGCGCTCTCTGCTACCAAAGCTGCGGTTGAAGAGGGTATTGTGCCCGGCGGCGGAACTGCATTCATCAACGCCTTGCCCGCACTCGACAAAGTCAACGCCGAAGGTGATGAGAAGATCGGCGTAGACATTATAAGAAGGGCCTTGGAGGAACCCGTAAGGCAGATTGCATACAACGCTGGCCTTGATGGTTCTGTGATCGTAGAAAAACTTAAGACCATGGAAAAAGGCATCGGTTTTGATGCACTCCGCGGAGAATTCGGTGACATGTTTAAGAAAGGCATCGTCGACCCGACGAAGGTAACCCGCTCTACGCTCCAAAACGCTGCAAGCCTTGCAGCCATGGTGCTCACCACCGAAGCCGTCGTGGCGGATATCCCCGAAAAAGAAAAGAACCAGCCTATGCCAAACCCTGACATGTATTAA
- the groES gene encoding co-chaperone GroES — MNIKPLGDRVVIKVLDKEEKTKGGIVLPDTAKEKPQKGEVIAVGTGEVIDGKKVPLEVKVGDKVIFSKYAGTEVKIDDQEYLILRQSDILAILE; from the coding sequence ATGAACATAAAGCCATTAGGTGATCGCGTGGTTATCAAGGTTTTAGACAAAGAAGAAAAGACCAAAGGCGGTATAGTGCTGCCGGATACTGCAAAGGAAAAACCCCAGAAAGGTGAAGTGATAGCCGTAGGAACCGGAGAGGTCATCGATGGAAAGAAAGTGCCGCTTGAGGTTAAAGTGGGCGACAAGGTTATTTTCTCGAAATATGCGGGAACCGAAGTGAAGATAGACGATCAGGAATACCTAATCCTCAGGCAAAGCGACATCCTTGCCATCTTGGAATAA
- a CDS encoding MOSC domain-containing protein, giving the protein MGRIVAVSISEKKGEKKQNVRRARLIEDFGLEGDAHAGSWHRQVSLLAKESIEKMKKMGLAVGPGDFAENITTEGIDLGCLPVGTRLEIGDALLEVTQIGKECHSGCAIFKQVGQCIMPREGIFARVLRGGVVSEGDEIKVIPLIRVGILTASDRGARGEREDKSAKVIEELIATVNGKVEEYILVSDDLDAIKESLMALCEKGLDLILTTGGTGFSPRDNTPEATLAVIEKQVPGIPEAMRQRSLEKTPHAMLSRAVAGIRGKSLIINLPGSPRAVRENLEVVLPALPHAVELLKVGVRDCGRMEE; this is encoded by the coding sequence ATGGGAAGGATAGTGGCGGTTTCGATAAGCGAGAAAAAGGGAGAGAAAAAGCAAAACGTGAGGAGAGCCCGCCTTATAGAGGATTTCGGCCTTGAAGGCGACGCCCACGCGGGCTCATGGCACCGTCAGGTAAGTCTCCTTGCTAAAGAGAGCATAGAGAAGATGAAAAAAATGGGACTTGCGGTGGGACCGGGGGATTTTGCTGAAAATATAACCACCGAGGGAATTGATCTTGGCTGCTTGCCTGTAGGGACTAGACTCGAGATAGGCGATGCTCTTTTGGAGGTGACCCAGATAGGGAAAGAATGCCACAGCGGATGTGCCATCTTTAAACAGGTCGGACAGTGCATCATGCCGAGGGAAGGCATTTTTGCCAGGGTTCTCCGGGGAGGCGTTGTTTCGGAAGGTGATGAGATTAAGGTGATTCCTCTGATAAGGGTGGGGATACTGACCGCCAGCGACCGGGGGGCCAGAGGGGAGCGGGAAGATAAAAGCGCTAAGGTTATAGAAGAGTTGATTGCGACCGTAAACGGAAAGGTGGAGGAGTACATCCTGGTCTCCGATGACTTGGATGCGATAAAGGAATCCCTGATGGCCTTATGCGAAAAGGGACTGGATCTGATTTTGACCACAGGAGGGACCGGATTTTCTCCCCGGGACAATACGCCGGAGGCCACCCTTGCAGTGATAGAAAAGCAGGTGCCCGGGATTCCGGAAGCCATGAGGCAAAGGAGTCTAGAAAAAACCCCCCACGCCATGCTCTCCCGTGCGGTTGCGGGTATCCGGGGAAAGTCTCTTATCATCAACCTGCCGGGAAGCCCAAGAGCCGTTCGGGAAAATCTAGAAGTAGTGCTGCCTGCCCTGCCTCACGCCGTGGAACTTTTAAAAGTGGGGGTGAGGGATTGTGGGAGGATGGAAGAATAA
- the moaC gene encoding cyclic pyranopterin monophosphate synthase MoaC, with product MEFTHIDKSGRPKMVDVSEKPDTVRSAVAKGYVVMKPETLQMVKEGRMKKGDVLSVAQVAGIMAAKKTPDIIPLCHNINLSGVEMEFQILEDKNAVAVQAVVRSVGKTGVEMEALTAVSAACLAIYDMCKAVDKSIVIKNIQLVEKTGGKSGDFKREEELPWEG from the coding sequence ATGGAATTTACCCATATTGACAAAAGTGGAAGGCCGAAGATGGTAGATGTAAGTGAAAAGCCCGATACGGTGCGAAGTGCCGTGGCAAAGGGATATGTGGTGATGAAGCCGGAAACCCTGCAAATGGTAAAAGAGGGCCGGATGAAGAAAGGCGACGTGCTTTCGGTGGCGCAGGTAGCAGGCATAATGGCAGCCAAAAAGACGCCGGATATAATTCCTCTATGCCACAATATAAATCTCTCTGGGGTGGAAATGGAGTTTCAAATTTTAGAGGACAAAAATGCGGTGGCCGTTCAGGCCGTCGTACGCTCTGTAGGAAAAACGGGCGTGGAAATGGAGGCCTTAACGGCGGTATCGGCTGCGTGCCTTGCCATTTACGACATGTGCAAGGCGGTGGATAAAAGCATAGTGATAAAAAATATCCAGCTTGTTGAAAAAACCGGAGGCAAAAGCGGAGATTTCAAGAGGGAGGAGGAATTGCCATGGGAAGGATAG
- the moaA gene encoding GTP 3',8-cyclase MoaA encodes MKDRFGREINYIRVSVTDRCNFRCIYCMPEEGILPKDCGDILRFEEIARFLKAIAPLGISAVRITGGEPLVRKGIVDFIKMLRAIPEIRDISMTTNGSLLAGIAEELKKAGLDRVNISLDSLNPEKFQRMTRVGNLKDVLDGIRAALENDLSPVKINCVVVKGFNDDEVADFARLTTDNPLTVRFIELMPVGEAARGKMETVSQDRITRFLGMKLEPVKYEEKGEGPAVYFKIPGAKGYVGFISPISHHFCARCNRVRLTADGKLKPCLDSEDEVDVKMLLRESASDEKLRQVFIEALAKKPAGHKMNVVPFERTKRNMCQIGG; translated from the coding sequence GTGAAGGACCGCTTTGGAAGGGAAATTAACTATATAAGGGTTTCTGTTACAGACCGGTGCAATTTCAGGTGCATCTACTGTATGCCCGAAGAGGGGATTTTGCCGAAAGACTGCGGGGACATCCTGCGATTTGAGGAGATCGCGCGCTTTTTAAAGGCGATAGCGCCCCTTGGAATTTCGGCGGTGAGGATAACCGGCGGCGAGCCGCTGGTGCGAAAGGGTATCGTTGACTTTATAAAGATGTTGCGGGCGATTCCGGAAATAAGGGATATTTCAATGACCACCAACGGTTCGCTTCTTGCGGGGATAGCCGAAGAATTGAAAAAAGCCGGCCTTGATAGAGTAAATATTAGCCTTGACAGCTTAAATCCAGAAAAATTTCAACGCATGACAAGAGTAGGAAATTTAAAAGACGTGCTCGATGGAATAAGAGCGGCTCTGGAAAACGACCTTTCCCCCGTTAAAATAAACTGCGTAGTGGTGAAGGGGTTTAACGACGACGAAGTAGCGGATTTTGCAAGGCTTACTACCGACAATCCCCTAACCGTCCGGTTTATAGAGCTCATGCCGGTTGGCGAGGCGGCAAGGGGGAAGATGGAAACAGTCTCTCAGGACCGCATAACACGCTTTCTGGGGATGAAGCTCGAGCCGGTGAAGTACGAAGAAAAAGGCGAAGGGCCTGCCGTGTATTTCAAAATACCCGGTGCAAAGGGATACGTGGGGTTCATTTCGCCCATCAGCCATCACTTTTGCGCCCGGTGCAATCGGGTAAGACTCACCGCCGACGGAAAGCTGAAGCCCTGCCTCGATTCGGAAGACGAGGTAGACGTAAAGATGCTTTTGAGGGAGAGTGCTTCCGATGAAAAATTGAGGCAGGTTTTCATCGAAGCCCTCGCTAAAAAACCGGCAGGGCACAAAATGAACGTGGTGCCTTTCGAAAGAACAAAGAGGAACATGTGTCAGATAGGAGGATGA